The sequence below is a genomic window from Haemophilus pittmaniae.
TTTTTGCGAACTCTGTTTTTGTTTCGCTTTATCATGATTTCTTAAATTTACCGGTTGCGATTCGTATCGGCGATTTTTCTATCGATAAAACCCTGATTCATTGGATTAATGATGGGTTTATGGCGGTATTTTTCGTATTGGTCGGAATGGAGGTAAAGCGCGAGTTGCTGGAAGGCTCCTTGGCCAGTTATCAACAAGCGGTCTTTCCGGCTATTGCAGCCTTGGGTGGAATGATTATGCCGGCGGCGGTGTATTGGGTGTTAATAGGTGGACATAGTGAATTTGCCAATGGTTGGGCAATTCCAATGGCAACCGATATTGCCTTTGCGCTAGGGATCGTAGCATTGTTGAGCAAGCGGGTACCTTTACCGTTAAAAGTCTTCTTATTGGCTTTGGCGATTATTGATGACCTAGGGGCTATTGTCGTGATTGCCTTGTTTTTCTCGCAGGATCTAAGTTTGACGGCGTTGGTGTGTGCGGCATTGGCGATTATCGCGTTGATTTTACTCAATCGTTTTCGGGTGAGTGCGCTTTGTGCTTATCTTTTAGTGGGCGGTTTTTTATGGGCGTCAGTATTGAAATCGGGAGTACATGCGACTTTAGCCGGCGTAATTATCGGCTTTTCTATTCCATTACGCGGACAACATGGCGAAACTCCGTTACATGATTTTGAGCATGCTTTAGCGCCTTGGGCCGGTTTCTTTATCCTGCCACTATTTGCCTTTGCGAATGCCGGGGTAAGTTTTGAGGGGCTAAATTGGGAGATGTTAGCTTCACCGCTATTAATGGCGATAACCCTAGGGCTGCTGGTGGGTAAACCATTAGGTGTTTTTGTGTTTAGTTATATCTCGGTGAAATGTGGTTTAGCCAAGTTACCGCAAGGCGTTAACTTTAAGCAAATTTTTGCGATTGCTGTGTTATGTGGTATTGGTTTTACTATGTCGATGTTTTTAGCCAGCTTGGCCTTTGAGACCGCCGCCGGGGATAGTATTAATGCTCTCTCGCGGCTTGGTATTTTGCTCGGTTCCTCACTTTCAGCCATATTCGGTTATGGCTTATTAAAAGCGGTGACGGCAAAGAGTGCATAAGTCATAAAAACGGGTGGAGGAGACTTCGCCCGTTTTTAATTGCACTAAGCAACTTCATTACCTTGAGTTCAACGGGGTAAAACCGCATAATAAGCAACTTTATTGCTATTTTAATAATTACAACGAGGCTCCCTATGTCCGATGCTCCGCAAGATTTGGCTGAAAACTCCGCTGACAAACGTCAAAAACGTAAAAAAAACCTCGCCATTTTTTTCTTTCTTCTTATTCTTTCAGCTGTTGCGGCAACGGTATATTGGGCGTTATTTGTGCGGGGCTATGCTGAGACTGAAGATGCTTATGTAAGCGGTAATCAGGTACAGGTTTCGTCCCAAGTCGCGGGGAATATAGCCCGAATTAACGTGGATAATATGGATAAAGTGCGTGCCGGAGATATTTTGATTGAGTTGGACGATACCAATGCCAAATTGAATTTTGAAACGGCGCAAAGTACCTTAGCCAATGCGGTGCGGCAGGTTCAACAATTGGAATTTACCGTCAAACAGTTGCAGTCGCAGGTGCAAGCAAATCAAATTAGCTTGCAACAAGCACAAGGTAATTTAGCCCGTCGCGTACAATTAGCTAAAAATGATGCGATTGATAAAGAATCCTTCCAACATGCCAAAGAGGCAGTGGCATTAGCCGAAGCCAATTTACAAATCTCCAAAAATCAACTGGCGGCCAATCAGGCGCTATTATTATCCCGTCCTTTACGTGAACAACCACAGGTACAAAACGCCATCAGTAATCTTAAAAGTAGTTGGTTGGCTTTACAGCGAACTAAAATCTTAAGCCCGTTGGATGGTTATGTGGCACGTCGTAATACACAAGTGGGACAGGCCGTTTCGGTAGGTAGCCCGTTATTGGCCGTAGTGTCAACCGAGCAAATGTGGTTGGATGCTAACTTTAAAGAAACCCAATTAACCGATATGCGCATTGGCCAACCGGCAACCATTCATTTTGATTTGTACGGCAAAAACAAAGTTTTCCATGGTACCGTTGTCGGTATTGAAATGGGCACCGGTAGTGCGTTTTCCTTGCTGCCGGCACAAAATGCTACTGGTAACTGGATTAAAGTAGTACAACGAGTACCGGTACGTATCAGTTTAGATCCTCAAGAAATGGCTGATTATCCGTTGCGCATCGGACTTTCCGCAACCGTGGAAGTGAAAGTAGAGAATCCGCAAGGTGAAACGCTGCGAACCGGGAAGCCGGAAAGTACACTCTATAGCACCGATGTATTGCGCTATGACGAAACGCCGATTAATCAATTAATCGAGCAAATCATTAACGATAACAGCCGCTAACCATGTCCGCACAAAAATTCCCACCAGTAGAGGGGATGTTGTTGGTTTTGCTGACTTTTTCCCTATCCTTGGCTACATTTATGCAGGTGTTGGATTCTACCATTGCAAATGTGGCGATTCCGACCATCGCCGGTGATTTGGGAGCATCTTCTAGTCAAGGCACCTGGGTCATTACCTCCTTTGGTGTGGCTAATGCAATTTCTATTCCCATTACCGGTTGGTTAGCTAAGCGTTTTGGTGAAGTCCGGCTATTCTTAGTTGCGACCTTTTTATTTGTGGTGACCTCTTGGTTGTGCGGTATTTCCCATAGTTTGGAAATGTTGATTCTATGCCGGGTCGCGCAAGGTGCGGTGGCCGGGCCGATTATTCCACTCTCGCAAAGTTTGCTATTAAACAATTATCCACCGGAAAAACGCCCAATGGCGCTGGCTTTCTGGGCGATGACTGTTGTGGTAGCACCGATCTTCGGGCCAATTTTAGGCGGTTGGATCAGCGATAATATGCATTGGGGATGGATTTTCTTTATTAACGTCCCTATTGGTTTAGCGGTCATT
It includes:
- the nhaA gene encoding Na+/H+ antiporter NhaA, producing MLNLVKRFFQRESSGGILLLLSAITAIIFANSVFVSLYHDFLNLPVAIRIGDFSIDKTLIHWINDGFMAVFFVLVGMEVKRELLEGSLASYQQAVFPAIAALGGMIMPAAVYWVLIGGHSEFANGWAIPMATDIAFALGIVALLSKRVPLPLKVFLLALAIIDDLGAIVVIALFFSQDLSLTALVCAALAIIALILLNRFRVSALCAYLLVGGFLWASVLKSGVHATLAGVIIGFSIPLRGQHGETPLHDFEHALAPWAGFFILPLFAFANAGVSFEGLNWEMLASPLLMAITLGLLVGKPLGVFVFSYISVKCGLAKLPQGVNFKQIFAIAVLCGIGFTMSMFLASLAFETAAGDSINALSRLGILLGSSLSAIFGYGLLKAVTAKSA
- a CDS encoding EmrA/EmrK family multidrug efflux transporter periplasmic adaptor subunit, whose amino-acid sequence is MSDAPQDLAENSADKRQKRKKNLAIFFFLLILSAVAATVYWALFVRGYAETEDAYVSGNQVQVSSQVAGNIARINVDNMDKVRAGDILIELDDTNAKLNFETAQSTLANAVRQVQQLEFTVKQLQSQVQANQISLQQAQGNLARRVQLAKNDAIDKESFQHAKEAVALAEANLQISKNQLAANQALLLSRPLREQPQVQNAISNLKSSWLALQRTKILSPLDGYVARRNTQVGQAVSVGSPLLAVVSTEQMWLDANFKETQLTDMRIGQPATIHFDLYGKNKVFHGTVVGIEMGTGSAFSLLPAQNATGNWIKVVQRVPVRISLDPQEMADYPLRIGLSATVEVKVENPQGETLRTGKPESTLYSTDVLRYDETPINQLIEQIINDNSR